A genomic segment from Pedobacter sp. MC2016-14 encodes:
- a CDS encoding glycoside hydrolase family 105 protein, whose protein sequence is MKKSIIILARTGLFMLLLNAGNVFGQQRLSEQMAATAMEIWQEGPPRWSYDQGVVLDGIEGLWRRTGYENYFLFIQKSMDKFISADGEIATYQQDHFNIDNVKNGRSLLTLYKTTGQQKYLTAATLLWKQLHIQPRTKSGGFWHKKIYPNQMWLDGLYMGQPFYAEYAAMVKDTAAFNDIANQFILMESRSRDKKTGLMYHGWDESKTQKWADSVTGLSPHVWARAMGWYGMALVEVLDNFPANHPKRKELLAILNRFAKAVKKVQDKKTGVWFDILDRPKDKGNYFESSASSMFVYAFAKGARQGYLPAAYLKAANKGYKGIKKEFIAQRAAGKVNLKGTVSVSGLGGKPYRDGSYAYYMSEKVITNDPKGVGAFILAANQIEEAAQAVK, encoded by the coding sequence ATGAAGAAATCCATTATTATACTTGCCAGAACTGGCTTGTTTATGCTCTTGCTGAATGCAGGAAATGTATTCGGCCAGCAAAGACTATCTGAGCAAATGGCCGCGACCGCCATGGAAATCTGGCAGGAAGGTCCGCCAAGATGGTCATACGACCAAGGTGTTGTTTTAGATGGTATTGAAGGACTTTGGAGAAGGACTGGATATGAAAACTATTTCCTCTTTATTCAAAAAAGTATGGATAAATTTATATCTGCTGATGGCGAAATTGCGACCTATCAGCAGGACCACTTCAATATTGATAACGTTAAAAACGGACGTTCACTACTTACTTTATATAAGACAACTGGTCAGCAAAAATATTTAACCGCAGCAACGCTGTTATGGAAACAACTGCACATTCAGCCCCGTACTAAATCCGGGGGCTTTTGGCACAAAAAGATTTACCCTAACCAAATGTGGCTTGATGGCTTGTATATGGGGCAACCGTTTTACGCAGAGTATGCTGCTATGGTAAAAGATACCGCAGCATTTAATGATATTGCCAATCAATTTATTTTGATGGAAAGCCGTTCAAGAGATAAGAAAACCGGTTTAATGTATCATGGATGGGACGAATCTAAAACTCAAAAATGGGCAGATAGCGTTACGGGACTTTCACCGCATGTGTGGGCAAGGGCAATGGGCTGGTACGGTATGGCACTTGTAGAGGTATTGGATAACTTTCCGGCAAACCATCCCAAAAGAAAGGAACTACTGGCTATTTTAAACCGTTTTGCAAAAGCTGTGAAAAAGGTTCAGGACAAAAAAACAGGAGTATGGTTTGACATCCTGGATCGCCCAAAAGATAAAGGCAATTATTTTGAATCATCAGCCTCAAGCATGTTTGTTTATGCATTTGCAAAAGGAGCCAGGCAAGGTTACTTACCTGCTGCTTACCTCAAAGCTGCAAACAAAGGCTACAAAGGGATTAAAAAAGAATTTATAGCGCAACGTGCTGCAGGTAAGGTGAACTTGAAGGGCACAGTAAGTGTATCTGGATTGGGTGGCAAGCCTTACCGCGATGGCAGCTATGCGTATTACATGAGCGAAAAGGTAATTACCAATGACCCTAAAGGTGTTGGTGCATTTATCCTTGCCGCTAACCAAATTGAAGAGGCTGCGCAGGCCGTAAAATAA
- a CDS encoding SDR family oxidoreductase yields the protein MDLQLKEKVIIITGGAKGIGKGLAEVFAAEGAISVIVGRKAADNLKAVSAITEKGGQAFQVEAELSDPEACERAVNAIVAQFGRIDALVNNAGVNDGVGLESGNYKDFMSSLHKNVVHYYMMAHFALPELKKSKGSILNITSKTAETGQGNTSAYAAANGGRNALTREWAVELLKYGIRVNAIVVAECWTPAYETWIETLPEAASKLEEITNKIPLENRMTTAEEIANMGAFLVSAKSSHTTGQIIHVDGGYVHLDRALVNA from the coding sequence ATGGACTTACAATTAAAAGAAAAAGTAATCATCATAACTGGCGGTGCCAAAGGAATAGGTAAAGGATTAGCAGAAGTTTTTGCTGCAGAAGGAGCGATCTCTGTGATTGTGGGCAGGAAAGCCGCAGATAATTTAAAAGCGGTTAGCGCCATTACAGAAAAAGGTGGACAAGCCTTTCAGGTTGAGGCTGAATTGAGTGATCCGGAAGCTTGTGAGCGCGCAGTAAATGCTATTGTTGCCCAGTTTGGAAGAATTGATGCACTGGTAAACAACGCTGGTGTAAATGATGGTGTAGGACTGGAAAGCGGTAATTACAAAGACTTTATGTCTTCTTTGCATAAAAATGTAGTACATTATTATATGATGGCTCATTTTGCTTTGCCAGAATTGAAGAAAAGCAAAGGTTCAATTTTAAATATTACCTCTAAAACTGCCGAAACAGGTCAGGGAAATACTTCTGCTTATGCAGCAGCAAACGGGGGAAGAAATGCGCTGACCAGGGAATGGGCTGTTGAATTGCTTAAATATGGTATTAGGGTAAATGCAATAGTGGTAGCGGAATGCTGGACACCGGCTTATGAAACCTGGATTGAAACCCTACCTGAAGCAGCGAGCAAGCTGGAAGAGATTACCAATAAAATCCCCTTGGAAAATAGAATGACTACCGCTGAGGAAATTGCCAATATGGGCGCCTTTTTGGTATCGGCAAAATCAAGCCATACTACGGGACAAATTATCCATGTAGATGGAGGTTACGTGCATTTGGACAGGGCATTGGTAAATGCATAG
- a CDS encoding zinc-binding alcohol dehydrogenase family protein codes for MNTSEEMKTLVCTTPGTFEYSKGIKPVLTKGNAIIKIKRIGICGTDLHAFEGTQPFFNYPRILGHELSGELVEADGAEGFEPGEKVTFIPYFNCGHCIACRSGKPNCCTDIKVCGVHVDGGMVEYLSVPSRTLLHGEGLSFDELALVEPLAIGAHGVRRAGVQKDEFVLVIGAGPIGLGTMEFARIAGAKVIALDINEGRLQFCKDRLKIPYVVNALAADVMEQLKEITGGDMPTVVIDATGSLKAIQNAFQYMAHGARFVLIGLQKENITFSHTEFHKREATLMSSRNATTQDFEHVIKSMKSGLVEPTNYITHKVQFEEVADEFESWLNPATGVIKAMVELN; via the coding sequence ATGAATACTAGCGAAGAGATGAAAACTTTAGTCTGCACTACACCCGGAACGTTTGAGTATAGTAAAGGAATAAAACCGGTGTTGACAAAAGGCAACGCCATTATAAAAATAAAAAGGATAGGGATTTGCGGAACGGACTTACATGCCTTTGAAGGTACACAGCCTTTTTTTAATTATCCAAGAATATTGGGGCATGAACTTTCCGGAGAGCTTGTAGAAGCCGATGGTGCTGAAGGCTTTGAGCCTGGTGAAAAAGTAACATTTATACCTTATTTTAATTGCGGCCATTGCATTGCCTGCCGTTCTGGTAAGCCCAACTGCTGTACAGATATTAAAGTATGTGGCGTACATGTAGATGGTGGAATGGTAGAATACCTATCTGTACCCTCCAGGACGCTGCTACATGGAGAAGGTTTGAGCTTTGACGAGCTGGCATTGGTAGAGCCATTAGCGATAGGTGCACATGGTGTTCGTCGCGCTGGTGTACAAAAAGACGAATTTGTATTGGTAATTGGTGCAGGTCCGATAGGCTTGGGTACGATGGAGTTTGCAAGAATTGCAGGTGCCAAAGTAATTGCACTGGACATCAATGAGGGACGTTTGCAGTTTTGCAAAGACAGGTTGAAAATTCCTTATGTAGTGAATGCACTGGCAGCTGATGTGATGGAACAGTTAAAAGAAATTACCGGAGGTGATATGCCAACAGTTGTGATTGATGCTACCGGAAGCCTTAAGGCTATACAGAATGCTTTTCAATACATGGCACATGGCGCCCGGTTTGTGTTGATTGGGCTTCAAAAGGAAAATATAACTTTTAGTCATACAGAATTCCATAAAAGAGAAGCTACATTGATGAGTAGCCGCAACGCAACAACACAAGATTTTGAGCATGTGATCAAGTCAATGAAAAGTGGCCTGGTAGAGCCTACCAATTACATTACGCATAAGGTTCAGTTTGAAGAAGTAGCAGATGAATTTGAAAGCTGGCTTAACCCTGCTACAGGGGTTATTAAAGCAATGGTAGAGCTGAATTAA
- the glmM gene encoding phosphoglucosamine mutase, with protein MTLIKSISGIRGTIGGVAGNGLTPIDIVKFTAAYGAWVIEKTGIKKIVLGRDARISGEMVNNLVTGTLQGLGIEVIDLGLSTTPTVEIAVPLEQAGGGIILTASHNPKQWNALKLLNEKGEFISDADGKDVLELAERADFNFAEVNDLGKVIHNDTYLQKHIDVILELPLVDIAAIKNANFKVAIDCVNSTGGIFVPALLKALGVQTVYELYCTPDGDFPHNPEPLPENLTEIAKVVQNKNADLGIVVDPDVDRLCFVCEDGSMFGEEYTLVAVADYILKNTPGNSVSNLSSTRALRDVTEKSGGQYNASAVGEVNVVNKMKETNAIIGGEGNGGIIYPELHYGRDALVGIALFLTHLAKFGKSVSLLKSSYPTYHISKNKITLTPEMDIDALLLKVQEKYKNQPNSTIDGLKIEFDNEWVHLRRSNTEPIIRIYSEAQNETIAENLAAKIISDIKEILKLN; from the coding sequence TTGACATTAATAAAATCTATTTCAGGAATAAGGGGAACAATTGGAGGTGTAGCTGGTAATGGCTTAACTCCAATTGATATTGTAAAATTTACGGCTGCTTATGGCGCCTGGGTAATTGAGAAAACAGGTATTAAGAAAATTGTACTTGGGCGTGATGCGCGCATTTCGGGAGAAATGGTGAATAACCTGGTGACAGGGACGCTTCAGGGACTTGGTATTGAAGTGATTGACCTGGGTCTTTCTACCACACCTACAGTGGAAATAGCTGTTCCTCTAGAGCAGGCTGGAGGTGGAATCATTTTAACGGCCAGCCATAATCCAAAACAATGGAATGCGCTGAAGTTGTTGAATGAGAAAGGTGAATTTATCAGTGATGCAGATGGTAAGGACGTTCTTGAACTTGCGGAGCGGGCTGATTTCAATTTTGCGGAGGTTAACGACCTTGGTAAGGTAATTCATAACGATACTTATCTTCAAAAACACATTGATGTTATCCTTGAATTGCCCTTGGTAGACATAGCGGCAATTAAAAACGCCAATTTTAAAGTTGCGATTGACTGTGTTAATTCTACCGGAGGTATTTTTGTCCCTGCACTGTTAAAGGCATTAGGCGTTCAAACTGTTTATGAACTTTATTGCACACCAGATGGAGATTTTCCACATAATCCGGAACCGCTACCTGAGAATCTGACAGAGATTGCGAAGGTAGTGCAAAATAAAAACGCGGATTTAGGTATTGTTGTAGACCCGGATGTAGACCGTTTGTGCTTTGTGTGCGAAGATGGTAGCATGTTCGGTGAAGAGTATACGCTGGTTGCAGTAGCTGACTATATTTTAAAAAACACGCCGGGAAATTCGGTGTCAAATTTGTCTTCCACCCGCGCACTTCGTGATGTTACAGAAAAATCTGGCGGCCAGTATAACGCTTCTGCGGTAGGCGAAGTCAATGTGGTTAACAAAATGAAAGAGACCAATGCCATCATTGGTGGTGAAGGTAATGGTGGAATTATTTATCCTGAATTGCATTATGGCCGGGATGCCCTTGTTGGAATTGCTTTGTTTCTGACACATTTGGCGAAATTTGGAAAGTCTGTATCTTTGTTAAAGAGCAGCTATCCAACTTACCACATCTCAAAAAATAAAATCACACTGACACCCGAAATGGATATTGATGCCCTATTGCTGAAGGTGCAGGAGAAATATAAAAATCAGCCCAATTCTACTATAGACGGGTTGAAAATAGAGTTTGACAACGAATGGGTGCATTTACGTCGTTCTAATACTGAGCCGATCATAAGAATTTACAGCGAGGCACAAAATGAGACTATCGCAGAAAATCTTGCCGCTAAGATCATCTCTGATATCAAAGAAATATTAAAACTGAACTAA
- a CDS encoding cysteine desulfurase family protein: MNRIYLDNAATTPLDKTVIAEMVGVMENAYGNPSSIHAQGREVRTLVEKARKTVAGLLNAVPAEIFFTSGGTEADNTAIRCGIAAYGIKHAITSKIEHHAVEHTLNTLLKQGVIDKLSFVNVDSKGNIDYAHLEELLQNNNERSFVSLMHANNELGTLTSMERVGDICEQYNAIYHCDTVQTMGHYAHDVKKLKAHFIVCAAHKLHGPKGVGFLYVNHSIKISPMIYGGAQERNMRGGTENVYGIVGLAKALEIAYAEMDEHQQYIQSLKTYLKDRLVSEVPGIDFNGETDPEKSLYTVLNVSFPEMDMADMLLFNLDINGISASGGSACSSGSNIGSHVLTGIGAEPSRPSVRFSFSKYNTKEEMDFVVDKIKQVLEQNVTA, from the coding sequence ATGAACAGAATTTATTTAGACAATGCAGCTACAACGCCGCTTGATAAGACGGTAATTGCAGAAATGGTTGGCGTAATGGAAAACGCTTACGGCAACCCATCCTCGATACATGCCCAGGGTAGGGAAGTACGCACTTTGGTTGAAAAGGCACGTAAAACTGTAGCTGGTCTACTTAATGCTGTTCCGGCTGAGATTTTCTTTACTTCTGGCGGTACAGAAGCAGATAATACGGCAATTAGATGCGGAATTGCTGCATATGGTATTAAACATGCCATCACTTCAAAAATTGAGCATCATGCTGTAGAACACACTTTAAATACATTATTGAAGCAAGGTGTAATAGATAAATTGAGTTTTGTAAATGTAGATTCAAAAGGAAATATAGATTACGCCCATCTTGAAGAGCTTTTACAAAATAATAATGAGCGTTCTTTTGTTTCATTGATGCATGCCAATAATGAGTTGGGCACCCTAACCAGTATGGAACGGGTAGGAGACATTTGCGAGCAGTACAATGCCATATATCATTGCGATACGGTGCAAACTATGGGGCATTATGCTCATGATGTTAAAAAACTTAAAGCTCATTTTATTGTATGTGCTGCACATAAATTACACGGACCAAAAGGCGTAGGTTTTTTATATGTGAACCACAGCATTAAGATCAGTCCGATGATTTATGGTGGTGCGCAGGAACGCAATATGCGTGGAGGTACTGAAAATGTTTATGGCATTGTTGGTTTGGCTAAAGCACTGGAAATTGCATATGCAGAGATGGACGAGCATCAGCAATACATTCAGAGTTTAAAAACTTATTTAAAAGATAGGTTGGTTTCGGAAGTGCCCGGGATTGATTTTAATGGAGAAACTGATCCTGAAAAAAGTCTTTATACGGTACTGAATGTGTCATTTCCAGAAATGGATATGGCAGATATGTTACTCTTTAACCTGGATATTAATGGTATTTCCGCTTCCGGAGGTAGTGCTTGCTCTTCTGGTTCAAATATAGGCTCTCATGTACTTACAGGTATTGGAGCAGAGCCCTCAAGGCCATCAGTAAGATTCTCTTTCAGTAAATATAACACTAAAGAGGAAATGGATTTTGTAGTAGATAAGATTAAGCAGGTTCTGGAGCAGAACGTAACTGCATAA
- the accD gene encoding acetyl-CoA carboxylase, carboxyltransferase subunit beta, translating to MAWFKREKKGISTLTEEKKEAPDGLWNKCPNCKKALHSADLIENKYVCHYCDYHLRVGSKEYFQVLFDNNEFTELFENLTSGDPLNFTDSKPYTERLVDSMVKTGLKDAIRSGVGKIDGEELVIACMDFNFIGGSMGSVVGEKIARSIDYSIKHKIPFLMISKSGGARMMEAAFSLMQMAKTSAKLALLSQAKIPYISLLTDPTTGGVTASYAMLGDINIAEPGALIGFAGPRVIKETIKKDLPKGFQTAEFVLEHGFLDFIVDRRAMKAKLASFLKMMKN from the coding sequence ATGGCTTGGTTTAAGAGAGAGAAAAAAGGAATAAGTACCCTAACTGAAGAAAAAAAAGAAGCGCCGGATGGTTTATGGAACAAGTGTCCAAATTGCAAGAAAGCATTGCACAGCGCTGACCTTATAGAAAATAAATATGTTTGCCATTATTGCGACTACCACCTAAGGGTTGGTTCGAAAGAATACTTTCAGGTATTATTTGACAATAATGAGTTTACAGAACTTTTTGAGAACCTGACTTCTGGTGATCCGCTCAACTTTACTGACAGCAAACCTTATACTGAGCGTTTGGTAGATAGTATGGTTAAAACGGGCTTAAAAGATGCCATCAGATCGGGCGTAGGCAAGATAGATGGAGAAGAACTGGTAATTGCCTGTATGGATTTCAATTTTATCGGTGGCTCTATGGGCTCGGTTGTGGGTGAAAAGATTGCCAGATCTATTGATTACAGTATAAAACACAAAATCCCGTTCTTGATGATCTCCAAATCTGGAGGAGCCAGAATGATGGAAGCTGCTTTTTCATTAATGCAGATGGCAAAAACCTCTGCTAAACTTGCATTATTGAGCCAGGCAAAAATCCCATATATTTCTTTATTAACAGATCCAACTACAGGTGGAGTTACCGCTTCTTATGCTATGCTGGGCGACATCAATATCGCTGAGCCGGGCGCTTTAATTGGCTTCGCTGGTCCGAGGGTTATTAAAGAAACCATCAAAAAAGATTTACCTAAAGGATTCCAGACTGCTGAATTTGTACTTGAACATGGCTTTCTTGACTTCATCGTAGATCGCAGGGCAATGAAGGCTAAATTGGCCAGTTTCCTGAAGATGATGAAGAACTAA
- the fbaA gene encoding class II fructose-bisphosphate aldolase has product MSLKGYKGVIYGDALQELFEQAKKHQFALPAVNVTGTNTVNAVMETAKAVNSPVMIQLSNGGAQFYAGKTLNNDNLNACVLGAVSAAKHVHLLAEHYGVAVVLHTDHAAKKLLPWIDGLLDHGEKFFAETGKPLFSSHMLDLSEESIEENMEISAKYLARMAKMGMTIEIELGVTGGEEDGVDNSDVDSSKLYTQPSEVAYAYEELSKVSDKFTIAAAFGNVHGVYKPGNVKLQPVILHNSQEFLKEKYNIAAEKPINFVFHGGSGSSQEEIREAISYGAIKMNIDTDMQWAFWEGILDYYKANEAYLQGQIGNPDGEDKPNKKHYDPRVWLRKGEEAFVKRLTQAFEDLNCRNASDKL; this is encoded by the coding sequence ATGAGTTTAAAAGGCTACAAAGGCGTTATTTACGGAGATGCCCTTCAAGAATTGTTTGAGCAAGCTAAAAAACATCAGTTTGCATTACCTGCGGTAAATGTTACCGGCACCAATACTGTAAATGCAGTTATGGAGACTGCTAAGGCAGTAAATTCACCAGTGATGATTCAATTGTCAAATGGCGGTGCACAGTTTTATGCAGGTAAAACACTAAATAATGACAACTTAAATGCATGTGTATTGGGTGCAGTATCGGCAGCTAAACATGTACATTTACTAGCCGAGCACTATGGCGTTGCAGTTGTTCTGCATACAGATCATGCTGCAAAAAAACTACTGCCATGGATCGACGGATTGCTTGATCACGGTGAAAAATTCTTTGCCGAAACAGGTAAACCCTTGTTTTCATCACACATGCTTGATCTTTCGGAGGAGTCTATTGAAGAAAACATGGAAATCTCTGCTAAATATTTAGCCCGTATGGCTAAAATGGGTATGACCATTGAAATTGAACTTGGCGTTACAGGTGGAGAGGAAGATGGTGTAGACAATAGTGATGTAGACAGTTCAAAATTATATACACAGCCTTCTGAGGTAGCTTATGCTTATGAAGAATTAAGTAAAGTAAGTGACAAGTTTACTATTGCAGCTGCATTTGGTAATGTTCATGGCGTTTATAAGCCAGGTAATGTGAAATTACAGCCTGTAATCTTGCACAATTCTCAGGAGTTTTTGAAAGAGAAATACAACATAGCAGCAGAAAAACCTATTAATTTTGTATTCCACGGTGGTTCAGGTTCTTCTCAGGAGGAAATTAGAGAAGCAATTTCTTATGGTGCCATTAAAATGAACATTGATACAGACATGCAGTGGGCATTTTGGGAAGGTATACTAGACTATTACAAAGCAAATGAAGCTTATTTGCAAGGTCAAATTGGAAACCCAGACGGAGAAGATAAACCCAATAAAAAGCATTATGACCCGCGTGTATGGTTACGTAAAGGTGAAGAGGCATTTGTAAAACGCTTAACACAAGCCTTTGAAGATTTAAATTGCAGAAACGCAAGCGATAAATTATAA
- a CDS encoding GNAT family N-acetyltransferase, which yields MEPLQIIKISRQEELEMAFAVRKIVFVEEQNCPPELEWENEEVSTHFLALSNHQPCGTCRWRKTDLGYKLERFAVLKEHRGKRIGQALVAAVLNDLPSDAEYIYLNAQTAALSLYAKFGFTAVGDEFDEAGIKHFKMVKK from the coding sequence ATGGAACCACTTCAGATCATCAAAATCAGCAGGCAGGAAGAATTAGAAATGGCTTTCGCTGTTCGTAAAATTGTATTTGTTGAAGAGCAAAACTGTCCACCTGAACTGGAATGGGAAAATGAAGAGGTGTCTACCCATTTCCTTGCCTTGTCCAATCACCAACCCTGTGGCACTTGTCGCTGGCGTAAAACTGATCTGGGATATAAATTGGAGCGGTTTGCTGTCTTAAAAGAGCATAGAGGTAAAAGGATAGGACAGGCGTTGGTTGCAGCGGTATTGAATGATCTGCCTTCTGATGCAGAATACATTTACCTAAATGCCCAAACTGCCGCCTTAAGTTTGTATGCTAAGTTCGGATTTACAGCGGTAGGCGATGAATTTGATGAAGCAGGGATCAAACATTTTAAAATGGTTAAGAAATAA
- a CDS encoding hydroxymethylglutaryl-CoA lyase, which translates to MEQEMKLVECPRDAMQGIHHFIPTALKAKYLNTLLQVGFDTLDFGSFVSAKAIPQLRDTREVLEQLDLNATRTKLLAIVANLRGAEEASVHPEINYLGFPFSISETFQLRNTNSTILKSLDTVEQMLEICSQTNKTAVVYLSMGFGNPYGDEWNEGIVLHWASQLVKRGVTIVSLADTTGVSTPEKINKVLPALITQFSGIEVGVHLHSTPGTRIEKIAAAYAAGCQRFDSALKGYGGCPMAADELTGNMATEEMVNFLEAKGVQLHLNKNKWKEAMDLTDNLFIS; encoded by the coding sequence ATGGAACAGGAAATGAAACTTGTAGAATGCCCGCGTGATGCCATGCAAGGCATTCATCATTTTATACCGACAGCACTTAAAGCAAAATATTTAAATACCTTATTACAAGTAGGCTTTGATACATTAGATTTTGGAAGCTTTGTATCTGCGAAGGCCATTCCGCAGCTTCGTGATACCAGAGAGGTTCTGGAACAGCTTGATTTGAATGCCACCAGGACCAAATTACTTGCAATTGTAGCCAATTTAAGGGGTGCAGAAGAGGCCTCAGTACATCCAGAGATCAACTATCTTGGTTTCCCTTTTTCAATCTCAGAGACTTTTCAGCTACGCAATACCAATTCTACCATTTTAAAGTCATTAGATACAGTAGAACAAATGCTGGAAATTTGCAGTCAAACCAATAAAACTGCTGTTGTATACCTAAGTATGGGTTTCGGAAATCCTTATGGCGATGAATGGAATGAAGGCATTGTACTTCATTGGGCAAGTCAACTTGTGAAGAGGGGTGTAACAATCGTATCTCTTGCCGATACAACCGGTGTTTCCACTCCAGAAAAAATAAATAAAGTATTACCCGCACTGATTACTCAATTTTCCGGGATCGAAGTTGGTGTACATTTACACAGTACGCCTGGCACCAGAATAGAAAAGATAGCTGCAGCATATGCAGCGGGATGCCAACGTTTTGATAGCGCTTTAAAAGGATATGGAGGCTGTCCGATGGCTGCTGATGAACTTACCGGCAATATGGCCACGGAAGAAATGGTTAATTTTCTAGAAGCTAAAGGTGTTCAATTACATCTTAATAAGAATAAATGGAAAGAAGCTATGGATTTAACAGATAACCTGTTTATTTCTTAA